Proteins found in one Oncorhynchus mykiss isolate Arlee chromosome 17, USDA_OmykA_1.1, whole genome shotgun sequence genomic segment:
- the LOC110493639 gene encoding phosphatidylinositol 5-phosphate 4-kinase type-2 beta isoform X1 yields MSSNCTSVAPVSASKTKTKKKHFIGQKVKLFRASEPILSVLMWGVNHTINELSNVPVPVMLMPDDFKAYSKIKVDNHLFNKENLPSRFKFKEYCPMVFRNLRERFSIDDQDYQNSLTRSAPLNSDSQGRFGNRFLSSYDHRFVIKTVSSEDIAEMHNILKKYHQFIVECHGSTLLPQFLGMYRLTVDGVETYMVVTRNVFSHRLTVHRKYDLKGSTVSREASDKEKAKELPTFKDNDFLNEGQKLQIGDDNKKYFLEKLKRDVEFLATLKIMDYSLLVGIHDVDRAEQEEMEVEAGGEEEEYENDGMGGALTGSFGTPPDSPGNPLNFGGFFGPGEFDPSVDVYAIKSNDSAVKKEVYFMAIIDILTHYDAKKKAAHAAKTVKHGAGAEISTVNPEQYSKRFFEFMSNILS; encoded by the exons ATGTCATCCAACTGTACCAGCGTTGCGCCGGTGAGCGCTAGCAAAACGAAGACGAAAAAGAAACATTTTATAGGACAGAAAGTGAAATTATTCCGTGCAAGTGAGCCTATTCTCAGCGTTTTAATGTGGGGTGTCAACCATACG ATCAACGAGTTAAGTAATGTTCCTGTACCAGTAATGCTGATGCCTGATGATTTTAAAGCCTACAGTAAGATCAAAGTGGACAACCACCTATTTAACAA AGAGAACCTGCCCAGCCGTTTTAAATTCAAAGAGTACTGCCCTATGGTGTTCCGCAACCTGAGGGAGAGGTTCTCCATCGATGACCAGGATTACCAG AACTCTCTGACGAGGAGCGCCCCGCTGAACAGCGACTCCCAGGGGCGCTTTGGCAACCGCTTCCTGTCCAGCTACGACCACCGCTTCGTCATCAAGACGGTGTCCAGCGAAGACATCGCCGAGATGCACAACATcctcaagaagtaccaccag TTCATAGTGGAGTGTCATGGCAGCACTCTGCTCCCCCAGTTCCTGGGCATGTACCGGCTAACAGTGGACGGGGTTGAGACGTACATGGTGGTGACCCGTAATGTATTCAGCCACCGTCTCACCGTGCACCGCAAGTACGACCTGAAG GGTTCCACAGTCTCAAGGGAAGCCAGTGACAAAGAGAAG GCCAAGGAACTCCCCACCTTTAAGGACAACGACTTTCTGAACGAGGGCCAGAAGCTGCAGATAGGAGATGACAACAAGAAGTACTTCTTGGAGAAACTAAAGCGCGACGTAGAG TTCCTGGCCACTCTAAAGATCATGGACTATAGTCTCCTGGTGGGGATCCATGATGTGGACCGGGCAgagcaggaggagatggaggtggaggcaggaggagaggaggaggagtatgaGAACGATGGGATGGGAGGAGCACTCACCGGCTCCTTCGGCACCCCTCCAGACAGCCCTGGGAACCCCCTCAACTTTGGCGGGTTCTTTGGCCCTGGCGAGTTCGACCCCTCCGTGGACGTCTACGCAATCAAGAGCAACGACA GTGCTGTGAAGAAAGAAGTGTACTTCATGGCTATCATCGACATCCTCACGCACTACGACGCTAAGAAAAAAGCTGCACATGCTGCCAAAACTGTGAAACATGGG GCTGGGGCAGAGATCTCCACCGTAAACCCAGAGCAGTACTCCAAAAGATTCTTTGAGTTCATGTCCAACATCCTGTCATAG
- the LOC110493641 gene encoding pre-mRNA-splicing factor CWC25 homolog isoform X1, with protein sequence MGGGDLNLKKSWHPQTMKNIERVWKAEQKHEAEAKKIEELQKELREERAREDITRFAQQTGALKKKDDRLDWMYQGPGGQVSRDEYLLGRPIDKQITQQFEEPESGPSEQTGLLPGSIFNPSTPASNLDMAAKIREDPLFDIKKREEEKKREVLTNPVKMKKIKEMLRQNLEKKDKKKKRKKDKKEKREEKERRKEKKHKRRSLSSSSVDEDKIHRHHSKEESKETTHSHSHHRSVPTGYGLQFPAGKHHQSSKPTNHLRHRSQERSRSRSPQRTDWNGHHSSHRTDNHSSHKSENHSSHRTDQFKVPQFQRPKAPPSPQKDRYQRRQSSTTKCLSAEELEKKRREMMDFAKQRDEERESNIRSYKRQDEQEKEREKEKGGKHDRNAGFIHNMKLESASTSSLEDRVKRNIHSIQRTPASLEKNFMRR encoded by the exons ATGGGAGGAGGTGACCTC AACTTGAAGAAGAGCTGGCATCCCCAGACTATGAAAAACATAGAGCGGGTGTGGAAGGCTGAACAGAAGCACGAGGCTGAGGCGAAGAAGATCGAGGAACTTCAGAAGGAGCTGAGAGAGGAACGAGCTCGAGAAGATATTACCAGATTCGCTCAGCAGACTGGGGCTCTAAA GAAAAAAGATGACCGGTTGGACTGGATGTACCAGGGGCCAGGTGGTCAGGTGTCCCGTGATGAGTACCTGCTGGGCCGCCCGATCGACAAGCAGATCACCCAGCAGTTTGAGGAGCCAGAGAGCGGTCCATCCGAACAAACCGGCCTGCTGCCTGGCTCAATCTTCAACCCCTCCACCCCTGCATCCAATCTCGACATGGCCGCCAAGATCAGAGAGGACCCGCTGTTTGATATCAA GAaacgggaggaggagaagaagagggaggtcTTGACAAACCCAGTGAAAATGAAGAAGATCAAAGAAATG CTGCGTCAGAATCTTGAAAAGAAAGACAAgaaaaagaagaggaagaaggacaagaaggagaaaagggaggagaaagagaggagaaaggagaagaagCATAAGAGAAGGAGCTTGAGCTCAAGCTCTGTGGACGAAGACAAAATACACAG GCACCATTCTAAAGAGGAATCCAAAGAAACAACCCACTCACATTCCCACCATCGCAGTGTCCCCACTGGCTATGGACTACAG TTTCCAGCTGGGAAGCATCATCAGTCCTCAAAGCCCACCAATCACTTAAGGCACCGTTCTCAGGAAAGGAGCCGCTCTCGATCGCCTCAAAGGACAGACTGGAACGGCCATCATTCCTCTCACAGGACAGACAACCACTCCTCTCACAAATCAGAGAACCACTCATCCCACAGGACAGACCAGTTTAAAGTTCCACAGTTCCAGCGCCCCAAAGCCCCCCCCAGCCCACAGAAAGATCGCTACCAAAGGCGTCAGAGCAGTACTACCAA ATGTCTCTCTGCTGAAGAgttggagaagaagaggagggagatgatGGACTTTGCCAAACAGAGAGACGAAGAGCGCGAAAGCAACATTAGAAGTTACAAACGACAGGATGAACAGGAGAAGGagcgggagaaagagaaaggcgGCAAGCATGACCGCAACGCTGGCTTTATCCA TAACATGAAGCTGGAGAGTGCCTCCACCTCTTCCTTGGAGGATCGAGTCAAGAGAAACATCCACTCCATACAGAGGACCCCCGCATCCCTGGAGAAGAATTTCATGAGGAGATGA
- the LOC110493640 gene encoding proteasome subunit beta type-3-like, giving the protein MSIMSYNGGAVMAMKGKQCVAIAADRRFGVQAQMVTTDFQKIFPMGDRLYIGLAGLATDVQTVSQRLKFRLNLYELKEGRQIKPKTFMSMVSNLLYERRFGPYYIEPVIAGLDPKTFEPFICSLDLIGCPMVTEDFVVSGTCSEQMYGMCESLWEPDMEPEDLFETISQAMLNAVDRDAVSGMGVIVQVIEKDKITTRTLKARMD; this is encoded by the exons ATG TCTATTATGTCCTATAATGGTGGTGCCGTCATGGCGATGAAGGGTAAGCAATGTGTAGCCATTGCAGCAGATCGAAGATTCGGTGTACAGGCTCAGATGGTGACCACAGACTTCCAGAAGATCTTTCCCATGGGAGACAGACTCTACATTGGCCTGGCTGGCCTGGCTACTGACGTACAGACAGT TTCCCAGAGGCTCAAGTTCAGATTGAACCTCTATGAGCTGAAGGAGGGGCGTCAGATCAAACCCAAGACATTCATGAGCATGGTCTCCAACCTGCTGTATGAGAGGAG ATTTGGACCATACTACATTGAGCCTGTGATCGCTGGGCTGGACCCCAAGACCTTTGAGCCATTTATCTGCTCGCTGGACCTGATTGGCTGCCCCATGGTGACAGAGGACTTTGTTGTGAGCGGCACTTGCTCAGAGCAGATGTACGGCATGTGTGAATCTCTCTGGGAGCCAGACATG GAACCAGAGGACCTGTTTGAGACCATCTCCCAAGCCATGCTGAATGCAGTGGACAGGGATGCCGTTTCAGGCATGGGTGTCATTGTGCAAGTCAT TGAGAAGGACAAGATCACCACACGTACCCTGAAGGCCAGAATGGATTAa
- the LOC110493637 gene encoding polycomb complex protein BMI-1: protein MDKMQPSRLKITELNPNLICPLCVGYFIDATTIVECLHSFCKTCIVAFLETNKFCPRCDVQVHKTCPQLSIRSDKTLQDIVYKLVPGLFKDEMKRRRDFYTNQENQHLEPGEVVEEPTIIAEDEIISLSIQFHEKNKSDTQPMNTEGDNTNSKRFLQCPAAMTVLHLAKFLRSKMDIPNTLRIEVLYADEPLKDYYTLMDIAYMYSWRRNGPLPLQYWVKPTRKRRRLSQGAAQAHSDGVNTSPTSESDSHSDKAQSPAGQAPRASTLPSPALRGQPSTLQSPSGTTGPNGTQRLPLASKSGSNARKVNVNGKSNGAATETRGGDKGAVPPPT, encoded by the exons ATGGATAAAATGCAACCCAGTCGGCTAAAAATCACAGAGCTGAATCCTAATCTGATATGCCCACTGTGTGTGGGCTACTTCATCGATGCCACAACCATCGTGGAGTGCTTGCACTCAT TCTGCAAGACGTGCATTGTTGCCTTCCTGGAAACCAACAAGTTCTGCCCCAGATGTGATGTGCAAGTGCACAAGACGTGTCCACAGCTCAGCATCAG GTCAGACAAGACTCTACAGGACATTGTATACAAGCTGGTGCCTGGATTATTCAAAG ATGAGATGAAACGAAGGCGGGACTTCTACACAAACCAGGAAAACCAACACCTGGAGCCAGGAGAAGTGGTGGAGGAGCCAACTATTATTGCAGAAGATGAAATCATCAGTCTCTCCATTCAGTTCCATGAGAAGAACAA AAGTGACACACAACCTATGAATACAGAAGGAGACAAT ACCAACAGCAAACGCTTCCTGCAATGCCCGGCAGCCATGACCGTCCTGCACTTAGCCAAGTTCCTGCGTAGCAAGATGGACATTCCAAACACCTTACGG ATTGAAGTGCTGTACGCTGATGAGCCCTTAAAGGACTACTACACGCTGATGGATATTGCCTACATGTATTCTTGGCGACGT AATGGCCCCCTCCCCCTGCAGTACTGGGTCAAGCCCACCCGGAAGCGTCGACGGCTGTCCCAAGGTGCCGCCCAGGCCCACTCCGACGGTGTCAACACAAGCCCCACCTCTGAGAGTGACTCCCACAGTGACAAAGCCCAGAGCCCGGCTGGTCAGGCCCCCAGAGCCTCCACCCTGCCCAGCCCTGCCCTCCGAGGCCAACCCTCTACCCTTCAGAGCCCCAGCGGTACCACAGGACCCAACGGTACTCAACGGCTCCCTCTAGCCTCCAAGTCAGGGAGCAACGCCCGCAAGGTGAATGTCAACGGCAAAAGCAATGGAGCGGCGACTGAGACTAGGGGAGGGGACAAAGGGGCTGTACCGCCACCAACCTAA
- the LOC110493639 gene encoding phosphatidylinositol 5-phosphate 4-kinase type-2 beta isoform X2 yields MLMPDDFKAYSKIKVDNHLFNKENLPSRFKFKEYCPMVFRNLRERFSIDDQDYQNSLTRSAPLNSDSQGRFGNRFLSSYDHRFVIKTVSSEDIAEMHNILKKYHQFIVECHGSTLLPQFLGMYRLTVDGVETYMVVTRNVFSHRLTVHRKYDLKGSTVSREASDKEKAKELPTFKDNDFLNEGQKLQIGDDNKKYFLEKLKRDVEFLATLKIMDYSLLVGIHDVDRAEQEEMEVEAGGEEEEYENDGMGGALTGSFGTPPDSPGNPLNFGGFFGPGEFDPSVDVYAIKSNDSAVKKEVYFMAIIDILTHYDAKKKAAHAAKTVKHGAGAEISTVNPEQYSKRFFEFMSNILS; encoded by the exons ATGCTGATGCCTGATGATTTTAAAGCCTACAGTAAGATCAAAGTGGACAACCACCTATTTAACAA AGAGAACCTGCCCAGCCGTTTTAAATTCAAAGAGTACTGCCCTATGGTGTTCCGCAACCTGAGGGAGAGGTTCTCCATCGATGACCAGGATTACCAG AACTCTCTGACGAGGAGCGCCCCGCTGAACAGCGACTCCCAGGGGCGCTTTGGCAACCGCTTCCTGTCCAGCTACGACCACCGCTTCGTCATCAAGACGGTGTCCAGCGAAGACATCGCCGAGATGCACAACATcctcaagaagtaccaccag TTCATAGTGGAGTGTCATGGCAGCACTCTGCTCCCCCAGTTCCTGGGCATGTACCGGCTAACAGTGGACGGGGTTGAGACGTACATGGTGGTGACCCGTAATGTATTCAGCCACCGTCTCACCGTGCACCGCAAGTACGACCTGAAG GGTTCCACAGTCTCAAGGGAAGCCAGTGACAAAGAGAAG GCCAAGGAACTCCCCACCTTTAAGGACAACGACTTTCTGAACGAGGGCCAGAAGCTGCAGATAGGAGATGACAACAAGAAGTACTTCTTGGAGAAACTAAAGCGCGACGTAGAG TTCCTGGCCACTCTAAAGATCATGGACTATAGTCTCCTGGTGGGGATCCATGATGTGGACCGGGCAgagcaggaggagatggaggtggaggcaggaggagaggaggaggagtatgaGAACGATGGGATGGGAGGAGCACTCACCGGCTCCTTCGGCACCCCTCCAGACAGCCCTGGGAACCCCCTCAACTTTGGCGGGTTCTTTGGCCCTGGCGAGTTCGACCCCTCCGTGGACGTCTACGCAATCAAGAGCAACGACA GTGCTGTGAAGAAAGAAGTGTACTTCATGGCTATCATCGACATCCTCACGCACTACGACGCTAAGAAAAAAGCTGCACATGCTGCCAAAACTGTGAAACATGGG GCTGGGGCAGAGATCTCCACCGTAAACCCAGAGCAGTACTCCAAAAGATTCTTTGAGTTCATGTCCAACATCCTGTCATAG
- the LOC110493641 gene encoding pre-mRNA-splicing factor CWC25 homolog isoform X2: protein MGGGDLNLKKSWHPQTMKNIERVWKAEQKHEAEAKKIEELQKELREERAREDITRFAQQTGALKKKDDRLDWMYQGPGGQVSRDEYLLGRPIDKQITQQFEEPESGPSEQTGLLPGSIFNPSTPASNLDMAAKIREDPLFDIKKREEEKKREVLTNPVKMKKIKEMLRQNLEKKDKKKKRKKDKKEKREEKERRKEKKHKRRSLSSSSVDEDKIHRHHSKEESKETTHSHSHHRSVPTGYGLQFPAGKHHQSSKPTNHLRHRSQERSRSRSPQRTDNHSSHKSENHSSHRTDQFKVPQFQRPKAPPSPQKDRYQRRQSSTTKCLSAEELEKKRREMMDFAKQRDEERESNIRSYKRQDEQEKEREKEKGGKHDRNAGFIHNMKLESASTSSLEDRVKRNIHSIQRTPASLEKNFMRR, encoded by the exons ATGGGAGGAGGTGACCTC AACTTGAAGAAGAGCTGGCATCCCCAGACTATGAAAAACATAGAGCGGGTGTGGAAGGCTGAACAGAAGCACGAGGCTGAGGCGAAGAAGATCGAGGAACTTCAGAAGGAGCTGAGAGAGGAACGAGCTCGAGAAGATATTACCAGATTCGCTCAGCAGACTGGGGCTCTAAA GAAAAAAGATGACCGGTTGGACTGGATGTACCAGGGGCCAGGTGGTCAGGTGTCCCGTGATGAGTACCTGCTGGGCCGCCCGATCGACAAGCAGATCACCCAGCAGTTTGAGGAGCCAGAGAGCGGTCCATCCGAACAAACCGGCCTGCTGCCTGGCTCAATCTTCAACCCCTCCACCCCTGCATCCAATCTCGACATGGCCGCCAAGATCAGAGAGGACCCGCTGTTTGATATCAA GAaacgggaggaggagaagaagagggaggtcTTGACAAACCCAGTGAAAATGAAGAAGATCAAAGAAATG CTGCGTCAGAATCTTGAAAAGAAAGACAAgaaaaagaagaggaagaaggacaagaaggagaaaagggaggagaaagagaggagaaaggagaagaagCATAAGAGAAGGAGCTTGAGCTCAAGCTCTGTGGACGAAGACAAAATACACAG GCACCATTCTAAAGAGGAATCCAAAGAAACAACCCACTCACATTCCCACCATCGCAGTGTCCCCACTGGCTATGGACTACAG TTTCCAGCTGGGAAGCATCATCAGTCCTCAAAGCCCACCAATCACTTAAGGCACCGTTCTCAGGAAAGGAGCCGCTCTCGATCGCCTCAAAG GACAGACAACCACTCCTCTCACAAATCAGAGAACCACTCATCCCACAGGACAGACCAGTTTAAAGTTCCACAGTTCCAGCGCCCCAAAGCCCCCCCCAGCCCACAGAAAGATCGCTACCAAAGGCGTCAGAGCAGTACTACCAA ATGTCTCTCTGCTGAAGAgttggagaagaagaggagggagatgatGGACTTTGCCAAACAGAGAGACGAAGAGCGCGAAAGCAACATTAGAAGTTACAAACGACAGGATGAACAGGAGAAGGagcgggagaaagagaaaggcgGCAAGCATGACCGCAACGCTGGCTTTATCCA TAACATGAAGCTGGAGAGTGCCTCCACCTCTTCCTTGGAGGATCGAGTCAAGAGAAACATCCACTCCATACAGAGGACCCCCGCATCCCTGGAGAAGAATTTCATGAGGAGATGA